The window CGGGGGCACAGGCTGCGGGCTGGCACCAGTACTCGCTGGCACCTGGGGCAGCGGCTGCCGTATATGCGCTTCTCATCTCGTAGTCCCGCCAGGAACCGGGTGGCAGTCTTGCCCGCTGCGTAGATAAACGTCAGATACACACCTTGCTCAACTACAGCGGTCTCGTAGGCGAGGGGATGATCGGGCTGGTAGGAATCTGCGGGCATCGGCGTATGGACTGGTGGCTGCTCGTCCGTAATTTCGAAATGCCGGATATCGGTCATGCTTCCCTGTCGTTTATCCCGCCACACCGCCCGTACCCGCAGGCCGATGCGCAACTTCGATAGGTCCGTTTCGGCCAGGTAGTGGTTGAGCGTCGTGTCTGCGCCATCCAGCTGAATGAGGGCCATGCCGTAGGGCACCGGTCGAGGCTCGCCCGTGGCCGGATCCACGATCGGCAGGTGTACCACGGTGAACGCGCGCACGGTTCCTCTGTCAGCCACCGGGACCCACTCCTGGAGTGGGGCATGGCAGTTGCCACAGACGGGACGGGGAGGCAAGTAGACTCGCCGGCAGACGGGACAGCG is drawn from Armatimonadota bacterium and contains these coding sequences:
- a CDS encoding OB-fold domain-containing protein, giving the protein MADRGTVRAFTVVHLPIVDPATGEPRPVPYGMALIQLDGADTTLNHYLAETDLSKLRIGLRVRAVWRDKRQGSMTDIRHFEITDEQPPVHTPMPADSYQPDHPLAYETAVVEQGVYLTFIYAAGKTATRFLAGLRDEKRIYGSRCPRCQRVLVPARSLCPRCGLDTEAWVEVGPGGILTAFTERGGQKFGLIRLDGADTDLVHRLGGAEVSSWHAGMRVEAVFAPERKGHILDIAYFRPQAISGHGDND